The Lycium barbarum isolate Lr01 chromosome 11, ASM1917538v2, whole genome shotgun sequence genome contains the following window.
taggatagcatatgttagaattatttagtcaaattagttcctaatttgtagcctacaattatgttgtaaatcatgtatatcaacccATTCAAGGGAACAGAATATTCAAGGAAAACATTCTCTTACACCAAGCACGGAGCAACagtacataaaagatagcaccaaaactagtgaagaaaggagagaaatcaccccaaaaaacgagctactgttcgtactcgaaaactggagctGCAGACCACAAAATTCGATCTTCACCGTTGAAATCTAATAACCAGATGTTGAGAATCctcagttcaaatttcagcatgatccaacggttaacgaatcgggaaacgcaatttaaagcggactgctgtagcagaaaatttttggacgaaaatctgctttctctctcatgtttttctctctatatggctgctatgaattcactattgtgttatgaaaataagacctaaattgatcctatatatagagaaaatttttggcaaaattggcctggtccaaattggattgagttttattaatccaattccacataggaagggaaaactcaAAAACCTAACATTACATGCATGGTCCGCTCTCGTTTTTCTTTAACCATGCTATAGTGTAATAAATCCcatccaccccccccccctccccccctcgtCTTCTTTTTTGCCCCAATTACATCATTATATATGATTTCAACTTGCATGCCAATGACTGCTTTAGCatatataaagtatatatgaTTCAAATTATGCTGCTGGTTTGGTCAGTATTTGACTGTTTAACTTTTTAACTACTAGTTTACTCACACGATCACTACATAAAATTAGCACTTTCAAACTCCTTTGACATTAGGATGTTACAACTTAACGATCAATCCTCTCCTCACCGCCcgtcaaaaagaaaaagaaaaaaaaaagaaagagcacCAAAATAAATTAAAGCAGATATTTCTTTCAACCTTTAGAAAGTGATAGGCATCACATTAAGTTGAGTAGTTGACCGTTTGCACACTGGTTGAAATAAGTACTAGATAAGAATAAAACTATTTTATTGGCTTCTACATTAATAATTACTCTTATACTCCTATGATGATTCAACACACAACTGTCTATTCATAGCTGAGTTTTGGGAGTAGCTGTTCTTATATACAACAGCATACCCAATATAATTAAAGTGGAGTAGCTTTGTGGTAGAGAGGTTGTTTGCGGTAAATTCTCGGCTCAGAAAAAGTGTAATCAAAGCAGAAGTAGTTGTTCTTAGATATTCCCTTCATCACAATTTAAgagtcttactttcttttttggtCTACCCCGAAAAGAGTACCTCTTTCTATATTCAGTAAGTTGATAATTCAAGTATTCTGCATGACAAGTTTAAAATCACTAGATTCAGAGTACATTTTActattttagtacattacacacatctaggaccataaaatttaaaaatctctttttattccttaaacttcGTGCCCTGTCAAACTACaaactaaaacacttaaattaggataaagtatgtatgtatgtgtgtgtatatttaTAAATGCTCAATACTTTTCGGTGATCTAATTTATGAAATTTGACTCAATTCCTTACTAGTTATTATCCGTATCACCTATTATCTTCAGCCCGATTTTAATATAATTCACTTGTAGACGTCAACACATCAATTTAAGGTTTACATCTTGACTCTTGAGAGTACTATTTAGTCCTTTGCACCAAGTATCCATGTGTTTCCACTTGGTGTTTTCTTCTTTATTTCAGGGATGATTCCTCTAGCCCCATTACACGTAAGAGGACATCGTCATCGAAAAAGAGACATCTAGGACATCAAGTTTCAAACAACCTTCAATGCACAGAAATCTTTGCTAGTAGTATGTTCCTTGCATGTAAAGGCACATACATCAGATGTTAAaaagatataaatatatatataagtgcttGATTGATCATCAACTTTCCACTAAATGTCAACATTGTATAACGGGAAACCAGGTCAATTTCACGTTATCACTGGCCGATTATTGTAGATCTGAAAATCTACTTTGGAAAGGAGATTGCTGGCGATTGGAATTGGTTCGAACCGATTCGAGCAACTGAAAAATTGATAAAGACGACAATTCGGTTCACCTTTAATTTTATGTATAAAATTGTGgatacattatatatacatagtaatacATTATGTATACTTGGTTATACAGAACCTATATGTCATTTATACATAGTATAGTATATATAATTCATTATAGTGTATAAGAATGCATATGTATTGTATAATAATGTATTAAAGTGTACATACACTACTATACATCATGTTATATAGATTTAAAAATGGATAATGAAAAGTATTCTACAGTGGCTCGGGGAAAAAAAGATACTATAAAAAACACTGAAAGAAATTTGGTTTCCTAAGTTTTGTGTAAGTATGTGTGTTTACCCGTAAAATCGGTGCAGTTGAATTTGTATAcgtggtcaaggacacgtggatcaaTATAACCGAAATAACGAGATAAATAGCAATAGAGCTTAATATGAACGAAATGTAATTGAAAATAAGGAGTTAGAATAGCCTGGGCCTTGGAGTAGCCTTTGAGCTAGAGTCTCCGGGTAAACGAACAATCAGAACTTTGCTTAATTGACAAGAGCAATTAGGAACTAAGAGAAATATAAGAGCAAAATATTTCTGGTATATATTTTCAGATGCCCCTTACAATGAAATGAGAAGCTCTATTTATACTTGAGCTATGGGGTACAAGTTTCATGAATCGTGCCCTCTTTACTACCAATATTAATGTTATGACAATGAATGGAAATAAAGGGTATTAATGCACATTTAAGATTGGAGGAAGACTTGGAATTTCTGGTAACGCCTATGCATTGAATAACGTTTGACCGGAGAGTTGGCATGCTTATCCGGGCCTTTTATAGTTTCTGCCTCCGGTAGCGATTACCAAATTACTCTTCAGGAACATCTTATGTTTTCCCGGAGCCCCCCACTTGCTGACTCGAATCTAGCCGATCACTATCACTACGTGTCATCTTTTGATACTTCTACTTGGTGTCGACGGATTTTGCCCTATACAATATGTTGGCTAGTCCAAATATAAATAATTTTTGGTTTTGTAAGGTATGAACTGTTTAGTTGGGTTGTAGTCCGTTCATTGGGCAAATATATACCTTTGATGAAATTTCTTAATGTATTACAAAAAATGTTCTAATTGTCCCAGTTAATTCCGGTTATTATATATAGGCGTTCAAATGGGCCAGTTAATTAAGGCAATCAGGCTGAAAGATAAGAAGTCATGTCTTCTAGGACTATAGATTGATTAGTCTCAAAGCTTCGACCTTTAGCAAATAAGAACGTATTTGAGCTTTTTATTTAGGGTAGGAGCTCATTTAATTCCAATTTAGGTTGCGGTCCTTCCCTGAATTTTGTTAACACAGAATGCTATGctgtcttttttttattttttatttttaacaatGATAGAGTTTGACTATTTTGCATAGTTCAGGAGTAAACTTGAACATTTTCTCTTTAAATAGAAAGCCTCAACAAGCTAATGTAAAAAACCGTAAGAGGCAGCGGCAAATGTAGGATGAAAAATAACGATGACGGCTTTTATGAGCCACAATAGGTCAATGGAAAATATTTTTAAGACAAATTAAATAATATAAGGATACTTTTGGACCTTTTCACTTAATTATATTATCTGATTTTTAATTCTAATTGATCACTTAATTATATTTATATGTCTTTTTTCCTCCCATTGGCCCCGATCGTCCCAGTTTATCTATACTTTATATAGTAATTAAGTCTCTTCTTTGTTAAACTATATCGAGTAATCCTATAACCTGTGTTTTTATCTAACTTGACCAAGTCCATGAGGAAGATACAACTACTGGCTTAGTTGGTGAAAAAATATTCTCTTTCTGGATATCGTATACTATTCCTACTTCCCATTTCTTTGTCCCTACAGCAAACAAAAACGAATAGAGTTAGCCATCTGTATTTGAAAATGAGAAACGAAGGAATAAAGGTAAAACCACATCCTAGTATTAAGACCACAGAGTTCTTTTACAACAAGAAGcaattaacctttttttttttttaacgaaaTTGTGAAATTAGTTATTTTAAAAACAAATATGACATATGGTAACATGTTAAATTATATTAATCGTATAAAATGTATATTCACTATCATTTTATATATTAGTTAAGTCGTTTTGGAGAGAAGTTTTTATTGATTGTTTTTTGGTACATTTTGGTAATCATGTGAAAAAAGAAACACTCTTTTTCTCCAATTAGTTAAAGTAATACTATTATTAATcagtaaataataattatttatGGATACTTTTAATGTAAAAATGATTAGAATTAAATAAAATCGTAGATCTTTTTAATTATAGAGGAAAAACTACTCTACCCACCTTATCACATTACCAACAACtttaaattttcttttaaaaattaaTATAATTTGACGCTATTTTTTTTGGCACATAAGTAAATAGGACTCCCAGTAGTAGTACTTAACAAAGAgaataagagcccgtttggaatgacttataagttgcttataagctgttttcagtttttttaagtgtttggctggccagcttaaagtcattttgtgcttaaaataagttttaaaaaaataattgagtccatttgacttagcttatctaaaacagcttataagctgaaaacaacttgtaaaccaaaaaaataagttaaactagcctaacttattttttttagcttataaactgcaaacaacttataggcataaACCCATCCAAAAAGGCTCTAAGTACTCTATTTTCATCAGGAAAGGAATGCgttatttaataaaaaaataccAAACAGGCCCTTAAGTTTCATCAGAACTTTGACATACTGGTAAGTTTCCTCGTTTACTCTGATCTTGCAATTTCAATTGAAAACAATTTGGAATTAAGCTTTTGTGCATCAACTGTATAACAGATTAGATCaatggagaaagaaaagaaattaaaagaaccgattccagaaattgaagaacCCATTGAAGTTCCTCTTTTTCAAGTCCCTGAATGTTATGTTTACTTGGTAATTTctatctcctctttttttttttttttttttactgtttctTGCAAATGTTATTGTGGGGTTTTGGAAATTTAGCTTCTTGTTTTGTTTTGATTCAAGTTTAGTGATAACCATTTGAGTTCTGAGGCTTAATTGATTGATTGAATGAGTCTTTAATTAGTTTATATGAGAAAGCTATGATCTTTTAGATAGTTCttgtgaaatatattggattttGGAATTTTTATAGCTTTCAAGATGCAATTTTTATTACTTCTGGCTCAGTGGTAGGGTGATATTTGGATTAGGATAAAATGCATACTGCTGTGGGGTTGTAATGTAGTTTTTATTTTGATTGAAAAGTTGTGATTTTTTATTCACCATTGGATGTATGATATATTGGATAGCTTATTTGATTATTAGATTACTGAAAGAAGAATGAATTTTGTGGAACAAAGGTGACATTGATGCCTACCACACTGGACTTGTAGTGGTGGCATTGCTTGTGGCTTAGTGGCGTTTTCATCCCTCTTGTTTATCTTCAATATTTACATCATGCCTTCTTCTTGTGTGGCAATAAATAGTTTCTTGTGGTACTAATAGCTTTTGCAACACCATCAAGCCGTTATTTTTGTACTTTCTAGCCCTGTGGTAACAGCAGATTCTGTGCCCCAAACCGTTTAGACTTATGAAACTAAGCAGGCGGGGAAGGTATGACCCCTCCCCCATTGAACAAGAGGGGTCCGTAGGCCGGGCTCAATCACGTACTGGAGGTATAAAATGTTGGTTCTTGGTTCCGTCCTTGACCTATGATATGATCAATGGCTTAATCCATCCACTCGTTCTTTGTAGTGTGACTTCTGTTTtggttgaagagttgtgattactGTTTTATTCACCATTGGTATAGATGATGTTTTGAGAGAACTAGTTTGTGTGTTGGATTAGTGAAAAAGGGATAAACTTTTCTGAATGATGGTTAATTTGTTAGAAACCTGATGGGGGCTGGTTTGAGTAAGGGTTGGCAGTTCCTATTTAGGCTGTTATTTTGGAAGCCAAATATTGGCCCGTGACCTTTGGGTGATGTTGATGCTTACCACACGCTTGTTGTTGGCGTTGCTTGTGCCTTAGTGTCCTTTTCATCCTGTCTCATTTATCTTCAGCAATTGATTTCATACCTTTTCTTGTGTCCGAATCATATGGTTTGAACACTTTGAAGATAAAAAAGAAAATGTAATATAGGTCTTTTGCTTGTAGCAAACCTCCAAGCAGTAAATGATTAGATTGATTTCCTTGCCCTGGAAAATATCGTCTTCTCATTCCAACCTATGAGCCCATATGCCATATCCATAAGTAGCATAATTGTGCTTAAGTGAGTTTTGATTATATGTTTGGTTTAATTTCAAAAATTGGAGAAAGGAAGCTTGAGAACAGTGACAAGTTAGTGAGCCTTGTTCATCACTTGGATTGACTAAACAGAAAATTCTTTTAAGTGGTTCCTAAAAGAACATCTAACTTCAGTTTGGACTGTGTTACATTATAACCAGTGAAGCCCGAAGGCTTTGATCTTTCTCTGGAATTATACTTTATACGACTTTTACCTTAGGTCACTGTGTGTCTAACATTTTTTATGGTTACTGTCTTTTAAACTTTAAAGTGGGTCTTAATGTTGGAGTTGGAGGAGCTGAGTCTCAAAATTTGCACCTAATAACTGAAGTTTTGTATTTGCATTGTACGATTTTCCCTTGATCTGTCTGAtaaactcatctatcatgttatCCTTTTCTATTGACTTTTATAGTTTTCATTGTAACTATAAGAATGGAGTCTATGCATTTTCGTCCTTTTCGACCTATCACATTTTGTGCCAAATATTGAGCTTGCTGTGTGCCTGTATCTAACATTTGTATGTTTGCCGATATGCAGATCCCTCCAAGGAAAAGTGCAGCTTCATACAGGTTCAACCAATACATTTCATCAAAAAAATTTGTTTCATTGCACTTAACTTTTCATTCATCAATGAGAAAACTTTGTTATTTCAATATCTTTTAATATTGGTCCCATTTTAAGATACTTCTATCTAATTATTTGATTTTACATGTTTTCTGTGATTTGTTCCTCTAAAATTTAGGAGATCATTGTGAATAATTTAGGCAAAAGCCATCCGAAGACAAATAAAAGGTGTAGGAATTGAACTTTCAAAAAAATAGATAAATTAACTGAATAATAGAATGAGAAGTCAATGAGACTAGGAGAAGCAAAATCAATATTTACTATATAAGGATGTCAGTTACATCAGGAGAAATGTCATATGTTAAATTGTGGTGTAGCTTTTCAAAGATCTATGTAGTAACTTTTGATGCAGctctttcttgtttcttttttaCATTCAAGTTTGCATGGCACCTTGAATATTCAACCTATATTTGATTGAAGAAAAGATTGTCAAAATACATGTGAAACTTGCTTGTCTGGTGGTTAAACAAATGGAAACAGACATTTGACAGGGTTAACCCGTGTGAGCGATGTTTGCCCTGTTGTTTTAAAGTCTTCCAGGCACAAGATATGATACCCATTAGATAGTTACATACTTCATATTGTCAACAATAAAACTTTTAAGGAGGTTATGATATTTTTTGTTTGTTAATCTTTGGTAGTGTCCTGCAAAATTTCTTGGTCTTGGTAGGATTATGATTTTATtgatctgaaaaaaaaaaaaaaaacctgaaaaaGAGCTATATACTCCGAGTCTAATGTTGTAACATTCTTCAAGAGCTCCTGATCAGATTCCTACTTCGATTTGGCACAATAGTGATTTGCTCCTTCTTTATGTTTAGCTGCATGTGCGTCACATATAGATCTTGATGCCAACCTTCTTTATAGCTATTCGATATTTGAGGCCAATTCGTTAACTTTTAGTTCTTTGTAGAGCTGATGAATGGAATGTTAATAAATGGGCATGGGAGGGTACATTAAAGATTATAAGCAAGGGTGAAGAGTGCATCATCAAACTGGAAGACAAGGAAACAGGTTAGTTAACTCGAGTATTAGCTTTTAGGTAATTTTCCAAATGAACAATCGATGAAAATTTTCATTCCCTTATTATTTTATGTTCAATGCTATGAATTCCTCTATCATGCAGAGTACATTGAATGTAAGAAATGGCTATAACAGCCCCATAATGTTTCAGTTTATTCTCCTACTATTTGCTATTGTTGAATTTGCGATAATTAAGATTTTCATATGTTTATCTGTGATCTCCTTTCTTGTTCATTCAATGCAGGTGAATTGTATGCTCGGGCATTTCTCAGAGATGGGGAACCACATCCAGTGGAGCCTGTAATTGATAGTAGCAGGTACTTATAGTTTGTAATCCAGATGACTCACCTCCTTTTGACGCTGTTTTTCTGCTTTATAAATACTCTAAACGCACCGTAGACTTCTCTACCAGATTTTAGCAGTTTGTAACTGTTTGTTGATTTAAAAATTCAAATTAGTAGTAGCTGCTCTAATACTAACTGCTTATATTATTCTCTTGCAGATACTTTGTTCTTCGGATTGAAGAGAATATTGGTATCTACTATGCCACCATTTTCTTCAGTTTTATGTTTAGTTTGAAACCTAATTTGTGCTAGTAGAACAGGAAATCCATTATATCATTCTACCTTTGGTTGatatagaaataatgcatgcaaACACACATGCATATGAAACAGATTTGCTGATGCTGCACTACATTAGAGGTTGAATAAGCCCAAATTTTAGCCCCCTGGGGCATTGGGGGTGGGGAGTGGGGTTGTAAAGATCTAACATAGTTCCAGATCAGGTTTTAGCGTTGGTGTCTAGGTGGTATCCATTATTAGCTTAACAGACTACAGATATAAGATCTTTATGAGTCCCCAATTGTATTTTTTGTGTCATCTTATATCAGTTTAGTGTCACCTTAGATATGCGTATCAGGTTATACCAGTTTCCCTCAAGGTTAAGACACGTCTCAAGTGTAAACTAGGAGCAGTTGAGGTTAACAGGTAGAGGTTTCTTGTTCTGGGTTTCCAACCATAGCATCTGTTTACGTACTATATAACCTGCTCCATAGGCATTATAGAACCTCAAATTTGTTATGGTTTCTCTTTGCTAGGCTTCATGTAGTTTTGGCTGGAATTTTACCTCTTCCTCTGCTGTTGGACCTTCTAATGTACTAAGATTCTATCCTATCTAAACTTGGAACTTCTTCAATGTTCACTTCATTTCTCAGTAACACTATTAAGTCCATCGCTAAACTTTACATGTTAGGATATGTTTATGTATAGTGCTATTTGGAATTGCATCCCTGGGTTTTCAACCATGCTGTCAAACCGTTAGCCATGATGCTTGCAACTCTACTATATGCGTTCCTTGTGACCAGCTAACTGAAAAATAAACATTTCTTAAACTCTTAGATTCTAACCATGTACTTCATATGTGTAACTTGTACAGGTGGACGCCTGAGACATGCTTTTATTGGCATTGGATTTCGAGAAAGACCTGAAGCCTATGACTTCCAAGCTGCTCTTCACGACCATCAGAAGTATCTTGCTTTTTGCCTCACTAGACATGTCTAATTTTGCCTTTCTCTCAGTTTTTTTCTTCTATAGCTGTAGCCTGTATGCTTGTCTTTTCTTTTTGGGCCGGGCAGTTGTcgaaatataaaaaagtaaaacgcacgaagaagccaaggggattcaacatatcgtatatatacataagaaataTCTTTTTGTGTATCTACACACTGTAATTTTCCAACGAAGGGGTGTCAATTGAATGCGCCAGAGTGTGGGGGGCCAATTTTGGTCTCTCGTATACCGAAATGTTAGGATTGGTAGGTACGGGTTAGATCATTTGAGATGCTCCTTTATGTTTTATGTTACAATTGTTTGTCTTTATTGATCTGATTCAAAATATGCTAAAACAGATACCTGAATAAGAAGAAAACTGCAGAAGAGATGGAGCAACAATACCAGAATACCTCATCAGTTGACTACAGTTTAAAAGAGGGGGAAACCCTGAAACTTCAGATAAAGAATGTTAGTCTCCATAAATCCTCTCTTAATATATTGACCTATAATTATGTTACTCTGTCATCCAGTAACCTCGTCCGTTTTTTGCAACAGAAAACTGGTGGCACTATAAGGTCCAAGTTCTTCGAGCAGGGTCTAAATAATCTATCATTGGAGGAAAAGGCAAACCGTAAGGATTCAACAATATTAATCAAGCCGCCACCACCTCCTCCAGCACCACTTTCACCTGTTGGTAATGCTGCAAGGTCTCCCCCAGTATCACCATCTAAATTAAGTCTCGAGCAATCTGCTGAAACAAAGGACTCAGCGACAGTGAAAGAGCAGCCAAATAAATCAGAATCAGTTAAAGATCAAGGTCCACAAGATGTTGAAGATGATGACTTTGGTGATTTTCAAGCAGCTGGGTgaatgttttgttggaaaaacaGTAAAATTGGAAAACTGAAGTTCAAAGTTCATACTAGATACTGTTGTTGAATGTCTTGGTACATATGATGTGTATTATAGTTTTCACTCCATATCTTTATTGCCTTACTTAAACACCTTCTTGCCTAAAGAGCCTTTCATTTTCTTTAAAGCAATTTTTATctggttttgggggggggggggggggggtagtatTAAGTTCTCTGCCAAAATCAAGTGATCCACACTCTATGTAACTCATTTGCTATTTTAACCCTTCCGTTTCGGAGCTCACTGGCCCAACTAATTAGAATACGCCAAGTAAAAGGCCAATCATGCGATATTTTAATATTCTCTATCAAAGgggatttcatttttttttttccagttcgAACCAAAAACTTTTGATTAAAAGTAAATAAATTCCCAATCATTCCACCACACTCTTTGATGGTCTCAACTCATTTTTTATTTTGTGAAAAGACTTGACATTGTTATAtaggaaaatttggaaatatccCGTGTTTGATTATCTACCGTCAAGAGGATTTCATTTTTTGAGGTACAAACCAAAAACTTTTGGTCAATAGTAAAAGAATCCCCAATCATTCCGCCTCTCTTTGATGGTATCAAATCATTTTTTATCTTGTAAAAAGACTCAACATTTTTTTGGCAATAAACTATGAAATATTACCATACCAACTAAAGGATCAATACACCTAAGAGAGCACTCAAAGTCTAGCCCACCTTCTAGGAAGGGTGCTAAGAACTAGTGAGCCTCTGGAGAACTAAGTACAACTGAATCTATGAAAGAAACATTCTTCCTACCACTCTTGCTATTCCTATACATGTCTAATCTTGCTCTCACTACACTTTGTATCTGCTGTGTTATGTAACTAGTATTTACAACCAGCCCTCTGAATATTGTATGGTTCCTTGCTTCCCAAATCGGATATATAGTGGCTCCGTAGACAGCAACCATTATTTGCTTTTTGAATTTGCTCCAGTGTTTCTTACTTATCTTGAGCAGATCTTCTTGCACTCTATGCTGTTGTAGCTTGATTCCTAACCATACTTGTATATTCCTCCATACATCAGCAGCCCAAGCACACCCATAGAATAAGTGTTCTGCATCTTTCATACAACCATCTTCACACAAAACACAGTCAGTGGCATCACAGTGTAATCCCATTCCCGCCATTCTGTCTTTAGTCAATAATCTCTCCTGAGCAGCCAACCATAATATGAATCTATGCTTTGGAAGTGCAATCCTTGTCCATATCAACTCAGCAGTAGCTAGCTTTGGTGCATTACCCAATAAATCCATGTAGCTAGCTGAAACCGAAAATTCCCTGTTTGCTGTCAAACAGTAGTGCCCGTTATTATACCATGTCTGCATCCTATGCTTGATCTTGTTAAGTTTCTTCCAATACCAACTGCAGTCTGTTGGTGGTATATATGTCCAAAAATCATCTTCATTGTTCATATAGAGACCATTAATCCATTTCACCCATAGCAGATCCTTCTTCTCCATTATCCACCATATCAATTTGCCCACAGAAGTCATGTTCCAAAGTTTGCACCCTTTAATATTTAACCCCCCCTTGCTTCTTAGGTCTACATATTTTGTCCCATGCCACTACGGATACTTTATTCTTCTCAATTGTGCTCCCCCAAAGAAACTCCCTGCAATGTTTGTCCACCTCCTTAAGCACACTCTGGGGCAGTATAAAAACTGAGCCCCAGAAATTATGCAAGGAGAATAACACTGATTGTATTATCTGTAACCTTCCAGCATACGAGAGATGCCTTGTGGATGTTGCTCTGATTCTTTCAGTAACCTTGAGACAAAGCTGGTGACATTCAAATCTGTTCCACTTTTTTGGAGAGAGTGGAAGTCCCAAGTATCTAATTGGAAATGTTCCTACCGCAAAGCCAGTAATAGCTAGCAACCTTTCCTTTTCTTCATCCTTCACACCTGCTATGAAAATGTTGGACTTCTCAGTATTTGCCATCAGTCATGTAGTTGTTGAAAAGTGATGCAAAGCTTGCATAACCCTCCGCACTGAGGCTTCATTTCCTTTGCAAAAGATCATTAGATCATCTACAAAGGTGAGATGTGTCAGTTTCATCATTTTACACATTGGATGGAATCGGAAGTCTGGAAATTTGCTCATCTTGTCCAGAACTCTAGATAGGTATTCCATAACTAGGACAAAAAGCAAAGGCGAAATGGGATTCCCTTATCGTAGGCCTCTCCTTCCTTCAAAGTATCCATAACTTCCCCCCATTAACTTTGATGGAGAAATTTGTTGTAGTCACACACATCATAATCAACCTTCTGAATTTCTCTGGAAAGCCAAAACCAATAAGCATTTCCTTAAGAAAATCCCACCTCACAATATCATATGCCTTTCTTAAGTCTATTTTCATTAAACACCTTGCAGATGTCTTCCTATTGTAATGTCTCATGAGGTCATGGCATATGAGTACATTGTGGACCAATGACCTGCCACTCACAAAAGCTGCTTGTGTTTCATTCACTAAGAAAGGCAGTATATGTTTTAGTCTCTAGCAGATCACTTTGGATACACATTTATATACTACATTGCAACATGCAATGGGTCTGAACTTTCCTGCATTTTCAAGAGAATTTATTTTAGGTATTAAGGTTATAGCTGTTGCATTCAGTTGTTTCAGCATGCTGCCACTATCTATCACCTCTAGCACTGCATCCGTGATGTCATCCCCTATAATTGACCATGTTTCTCTAAAGAAACCACTTCCACAACCATTTGGACCTGGGCTTTTGTTTGGATTAATACTGAACATGGCTTCTTTCACATCCTTCCTTGAATATGTCCTCAAAAAAGTCACTTGTTGTTCTACAGTCAAGGTGTGACCATTGGCAAGAAATCCTGGTACAGTTTTATGCCTATAGCCACCAGTTTCACCTAGCTTATGCTTGTAGAATCTCACAAAAATCCCAGCTATTTCCTCTGGATCATGTTGTATTCGCTGATTCTCGTCTTTCAGCTGGAAGATAGCCTGCCCCAATCTCCTTTGTTTAATCACAGAATGAAAATATTTAGTGTTATCATCCCCAAGCTTCAACCATGTGGCGTTACTTCGTTGCATAAGCATCATTTCAGCTAAGTAGCTGGACCTTTTAAATTTTCTGCTTAGTTCTCTTTCTTCCTGCTGCAGATGATCATTCAAAGGGTCTAGTTGCAGCTTC
Protein-coding sequences here:
- the LOC132617803 gene encoding uncharacterized protein LOC132617803 gives rise to the protein MEKEKKLKEPIPEIEEPIEVPLFQVPECYVYLIPPRKSAASYRADEWNVNKWAWEGTLKIISKGEECIIKLEDKETGELYARAFLRDGEPHPVEPVIDSSRYFVLRIEENIGGRLRHAFIGIGFRERPEAYDFQAALHDHQKYLNKKKTAEEMEQQYQNTSSVDYSLKEGETLKLQIKNKTGGTIRSKFFEQGLNNLSLEEKANRKDSTILIKPPPPPPAPLSPVGNAARSPPVSPSKLSLEQSAETKDSATVKEQPNKSESVKDQGPQDVEDDDFGDFQAAG